A DNA window from Vanacampus margaritifer isolate UIUO_Vmar chromosome 19, RoL_Vmar_1.0, whole genome shotgun sequence contains the following coding sequences:
- the ppp1r13bb gene encoding protein phosphatase 1, regulatory subunit 13Bb isoform X1: MMPMILTVYLSDGEQAMTEVPITPETTCRDVVEFCKEPGESGCHLAEVWRGNERAIPFEHMMYEHLQKWGPRKQEVKFFLRHEDSPTESSDQGSQQSQDQTSRRSGSAGEKHNENGVANQRVELTLSELQEMASRQQQQIEAQQQMLVAKEQRLRYLKQQERRQQQTATESEKLQRLKERVESQEAKLKKIRAMRGQVDYSKVINGNLSAEIEQVSGLFQEKQAELQAAVLRVEQLSSQLEDLRRGKLNGIQATLGGQVTGTAALELRKLYQELQIRNKLNQEQNSKLQQQKELLNKRNMEVTLMDKRISDLRERLYKKKAEARQKENLPLNKANGPPSPQPAAGTLGRVAAVGPYIQVPVPTRQDAGYALPPEPLKPQTLGVNNQANQGRVKSDGGMQKPPAGPWKVSDLDIVVDPLPPPLPESRPGPGAPTGSDGTSPSDAGWPPVGKTGASLKPPERRDSDTQAKTSPSGPPAASSAEKVLDSKMAVTSPSISKPQPPPYGSHLSSANAASSLERRKDAPPPLPPPRQLPNPPAPAWPRVPPTTGSSSQQIQQRISVPPSPTFQPHAPLFPPGMSERSDHPPAVAVRPFIPDRGSRPQSPRKGPATMNSSSIYHMYLQQAAPKSQPLKPALKAVYGKPVLPPNSTPPSPLPFVPAGGAFPLLQGPPGGGEDTPDGDVEDHEGLRLMEPSAPPPSVENIPRPLSPTKLTPMVHSPMRYQSDADLEVLRKKLANAPRPLKKRSSITEPEGPSGPNIQKLLYQRFNTLAGGIEGGAGSGGGNGAGNGTPFYQPANPPAADTDNGNLPSDTLPPPPPPESEEQGSDASSLDPNDNQPLPPPPEGLLDPAEEEGPEDDDDDDNNNNVETSQVLLPSPVLEVTSPEESGIVLTQPSRTNLKKPESERTGHGFRVKFNPLALLLDASLEGEFDLVQRIIYEVENPSTPNDEGITPLHNAVCAGHHHIVKFLLDFGVNVNAADSDGWTPLHCAASCNSVHLCKLLVESGAAIFASTISDVETAADKCEEMEEGFIQCSQFLYGVQEKMGVMNKGTVYALWDYQAQKQDELSFGEGDAVTVLRRQDDSETEWWWAQLEDTEGYVPRNLLGLYPRIKPRQRTLA; encoded by the exons GGAGTCAGCAGTCCCAGGATCAAACCAGTCGGAGGAGTGGCAGCGCCGGAGAGAAGCACAACGAGAACGGG GTGGCGAACCAGCGCGTGGAGCTGACGCTTTCCGAGCTGCAGGAGATGGCCAGcaggcagcagcagcaaattGAGGCTCAGCAGCAGATGCTCGTCGCCAAG GAGCAGCGTTTGCGCTACCTGAAGCAGCAGGAGCGGCGCCAGCAGCAGACGGCCACCGAGAGCGAGAAGCTGCAGCGGCTGAAGGAGCGCGTGGAGAGCCAGGAGGCCAAACTCAAGAAGATCCGGGCCATGCGGGGCCAGGTGGACTACAGCAAGGTCATCAACGGCAACCTGT CGGCGGAGATCGAGCAGGTGAGCGGCCTGTTCCAGGAGAAGCAGGCCGAGCTGCAGGCGGCCGTGCTGCGCGTGGAGCAGCTCAGCTCGCAGCTGGAGGACCTGCGGCGGGGCAAGCTCAACGGCATTCAGGCCACGCTGGGCGGCCAGGTGACCGGCACGGCCGCTCTGGAGCTCCGCAAGCTCTACCAGGAGCTCCAG ATCCGCAACAAACTGAACCAGGAGCAGAACAGCAAGCTGCAGCAGCAGAAGGAGCTCCTCAACAAGCGCAACATGGAGGTGACGCTCATGGACAAGCGCATCAGCGACCTGCGAGAGCGCCTCTACAAGAAAAAAGCTGAGGCACGTCAAAAAGAGAACCTCCCT CTCAACAAGGCCAACGGGCCGCCCTCCCCGCAGCCGGCCGCCGGCACGCTGGGCCGAGTGGCCGCCGTGGGTCCCTACATCCAAGTTCCCGTGCCGACCCGGCAGGACGCCGGCTACGCTCTGCCGCCCGAACCGCTCAAGCCGCAAACTCTGGGTGTCAACAACCAAGCCAACCAAGGCCGAGTCAAGTCAG ACGGTGGCATGCAAAAGCCCCCCGCCGGCCCCTGGAAGGTGTCTGATTTAGACATCGTGGTGGACCCGCTGCCCCCGCCCCTACCGGAATCTCGCCCGGGCCCGGGAGCCCCCACTGGCTCTGACGGCACGTCCC CCAGCGACGCCGGTTGGCCCCCTGTGGGTAAGACGGGCGCGTCCCTCAAACCTCCTGAGAGACGAGACTCGGATACGCAGGCTAAGACCTCCCCTTCCGGGCCCCCTGCTGCTTCAAGTGCAGAAAAG GTGCTCGACTCCAAAATGGCCGTCACGTCCCCTTCCATATCCAAACCGCAACCGCCGCCGTACGGTTCGCACCTCTCTTCGGCCAACGCGGCCAGCTCTTTGGAGCGCCGCAAGGatgcgccgccgccgctgccccCGCCTCGCCAGCTACCCAACCCCCCGGCGCCCGCTTGGCCCCGCGTGCCGCCCACCACCGGCTCGTCCTCGCAGCAGATCCAGCAGCGGATCTCGGTGCCGCCCAGTCCCACCTTCCAGCCCCACGCGCCGCTCTTCCCGCCCGGCATGAGCGAGCGGTCGGACCACCCGCCGGCCGTGGCCGTGCGCCCCTTCATCCCGGACAGAGGGTCGCGACCCCAGTCCCCTCGGAAGGGCCCGGCCACCATGAACTCCAGCTCCATCTATCATATGTACCTCCAGCAGGCGGCGCCAAAGAGTCAGCCACTCAAACCTGCACTAAAAGCAG TGTACGGGAAGCCTGTCCTCCCTCCCAACTCGACCCCCCCCTCACCGCTGCCCTTCGTCCCAGCCGGAGGGGCCTTCCCGCTGCTCCAGGGGCCACCCGGTGGCGGCGAGGATACGCCGGACGGCGACGTGGAAGATCACGAGGGCCTACGCCTCATGGAGCCGTCGGCGCCTCCCCCCAGCGTGGAGAACATCCCCCGGCCGCTCAGCCCCACCAAGCTCACGCCCATGGTGCACTCGCCGATGCGCTACCAAAGCGACGCCGACCTGGAGGTGCTGCGCAAAAAGCTGGCCAACGCTCCCAGGCCGCTCAAGAAGCGCAGCTCCATCACGGAACCGGAGGGCCCGAGCGGCCCCAACATCCAGAAGCTTCTCTACCAGCGATTCAACACTCTAGCGGGGGGCATCGAAGGAGGCGCCGGATCAGGGGGCGGCAACGGCGCCGGCAACGGGACGCCATTTTATCAGCCGGCAAATCCTCCGGCCGCGGACACCGACAACGGCAACCTGCCCTCGGACACCTTGCCCCCGCCGCCCCCGCCCGAGTCGGAGGAGCAGGGATCGGACGCGTCATCTCTCGATCCCAACGACAACCAgccgctgccgccgcctccTGAGGGACTTTTGGACCCCGCTGAAGAGGAAGGACcagaagacgacgacgacgacgacaacaacaataatgtggAAACCTCCCAGGTTTTGCTGCCCAGTCCCGTGCTGGAGGTGACGTCGCCGGAGGAGAGCGGCATCGTGCTAACGCAACCGTCG CGCACAAACCTCAAGAAGCCGGAGTCTGAGCGCACCGGCCACGGCTTCCGGGTGAAGTTCAACCCTCTGGCGCTCCtactggacgcctccctggagggaGAGTTCGACCTGGTGCAGAGGATCATCTACGAG GTGGAGAACCCCAGCACGCCCAACGACGAGGGCATCACCCCGCTGCACAACGCTGTGTGCGCCGGACACCACCACATTGTCAAGTTCCTGCTGGATTTCGGCGTCAACGTCAATGCGGCAGACAGCGACGGATG GACTCCACTCCACTGCGCTGCCTCGTGCAACAGCGTGCACCTGTGCAAGTTGTTGGTGGAGTCGGGGGCGGCCATCTTTGCCAGCACCATCAGCGACGTGGAGACGGCCGCAGATAAGTGTGAGGAGATGGAGGAGGGCTTCATCCAGTGCTCGCAGTTTCTATACG GCGTTCAGGAAAAGATGGGCGTGATGAACAAGGGCACGGTGTACGCCCTGTGGGACTACCAGGCTCAGAAACAGGACGAGCTGTCCTTCGGGGAGGGCGACGCCGTCACCGTCCTGCGGCGGCAGGACGACAGCGAGACCGAGTGGTGGTGGGCGCAGCTGGAGGACACCGAGGGCTACGTGCCGCGCAACCTGCTCGGG ctctACCCTCGGATCAAACCTCGCCAGCGCACCTTGGCGTAG